A stretch of Eubalaena glacialis isolate mEubGla1 chromosome 10, mEubGla1.1.hap2.+ XY, whole genome shotgun sequence DNA encodes these proteins:
- the ZPR1 gene encoding zinc finger protein ZPR1 isoform X1, which produces MLASGGVDRGLPGAAAAPVPARQPGPGHLFRPISADDEEQQPTEIESLCMNCYRNGMTRLLLTEIPFFREIIVSSFSCEHCGWNNTEIQSAGRIQDQGVRYTLTVRAQEDMNREVVKTDSATTRIPELDFEIPAFSQKGALTTVEGLISRAVSGLEQDQPTRRANEEAMAERIDEFIVKLKELKQVASPFTLIIDDPSGNSFVENPYAPRKDDALVITHYNRTLQQKEKLGLQAEEPEEKPEEEDLRNEVLQFNTNCPECNAPAQTNMKLVEIPHFKEVIIMATNCENCGHRTNEVKSGGAVEPLGTRITFYITDPSDMTRDLLKSETCSLEIPELEFELGMAVLGGKFTTLEGILKDIRELVTKNPFTLGDSSSPGQTEKLQEFSQKLDQILEGNMKAHFVMDDPAGNSYLQNVYAPEDDPEMKVEHYKRTFDQNEELGLNDMKTEGYETVLSHVELEL; this is translated from the exons ATGTTGGCCAGTGGGGGTGTGGATCGCGGGCTCCCGGGGGCTGCTGCCGCCCCCGTCCCGGCCCGACAGCCCGGGCCGGGGCACTTGTTCCGGCCTATTAGCGCTGATGACGAGGAGCAGCAGCCTACCGAGATCGAGTCGCTGTGCATGAACTGCTACCGCAAT GGCATGACGCGCCTCCTGCTCACCGAGATCcccttctttagagaaataatCGTGAGCTCCTTTTCCTGCGAGCACTGTGGCTGGAACAACACGGAGATCCAGTCGGCAGGCAGGATACAGGACCAGGGAGTGCGCTATACTTTGACCGTCAGGGCCCAGGAG GACATGAACAGAGAAGTAGTGAAGACTGACTCTGCCACCACAAGGATCCCAGAGCTGGATTTTGAAATTCCTGCCTTCAGCCAGAAAGGAG CTCTGACTACTGTTGAAGGATTGATCAGCCGTGCTGTCTCTGGCCTGGAGCAGGACCAGCCCACACGAAGG GCGAATGAAGAAGCCATGGCTGAAAGAATTGATGAGTTCATTGTCAAACTGAAGGAGCTAAAGCAAGTGGCCTCTCCTTTCACCCTG ATCATTGATGATCCCTCAGGGAACAGCTTTGTGGAAAACCCATATGCTCCCCGGAAAGATGATGCCCTGGTGATCACACACTATAATCGGACTCTACAGCAGAAAGAGAAGCTGGGGCTCCAG GCAGAGGAACCAGAAGAGAAACCAGAAGAGGAAGATCTCAGAAACGAA GTGCTCCAGTTCAACACCAACTGCCCGGAATGCAATGCTCCGGCCCAGACCAACATGAAGCTAGTTG AAATTCCCCACTTTAAGGAGGTTATCATCATGGCTACCAACTGCGAGAACTGCGGCCATCGGACCAATGAG GTGAAATCTGGAGGAGCAGTAGAGCCCTTGGGCACCAGGATCACCTTCTACATCACTGATCCCTCAGATATGACTAGAGACCTGCTCAAG TCCGAGACATGTAGTTTGGAAATcccagagctggaatttgaactggGAATGGCTGTCCTCGGGGGCAAGTTCACCACACTGGAGGGGATACTGAAAGACATCCGGGAACTG GTGACCAAGAACCCTTTCACACTGGGCGACAGTTCCAGTCCTGGCCAGACAGAGAAACTGCAGGAGTTTAGCCAGAAGTTGGACCAG ATCCTTGAGGGTAACATGAAGGCCCACTTTGTTATGGATGATCCAGCAGGAAACAGCTACTTGCAG AACGTGTATGCACCTGAAGACGATCCTGAGATGAAGGTGGAGCATTATAAGCGCACATTTGACCAAAATGAGGAACTGGGGCTCAACGACATGAAGACGGAGGGCTATGAGACAG TGCTCTCTCATGTCGAGCTGGAACTCTGA
- the ZPR1 gene encoding zinc finger protein ZPR1 isoform X2, translated as MLASGGVDRGLPGAAAAPVPARQPGPGHLFRPISADDEEQQPTEIESLCMNCYRNGMTRLLLTEIPFFREIIVSSFSCEHCGWNNTEIQSAGRIQDQGVRYTLTVRAQEDMNREVVKTDSATTRIPELDFEIPAFSQKGALTTVEGLISRAVSGLEQDQPTRRANEEAMAERIDEFIVKLKELKQVASPFTLIIDDPSGNSFVENPYAPRKDDALVITHYNRTLQQKEKLGLQAEEPEEKPEEEDLRNEVLQFNTNCPECNAPAQTNMKLVEIPHFKEVIIMATNCENCGHRTNEVKSGGAVEPLGTRITFYITDPSDMTRDLLKSETCSLEIPELEFELGMAVLGGKFTTLEGILKDIRELVTKNPFTLGDSSSPGQTEKLQEFSQKLDQILEGNMKAHFVMDDPAGNSYLQNVYAPEDDPEMKVEHYKRTFDQNEELGLNDMKTEGYETGLASQR; from the exons ATGTTGGCCAGTGGGGGTGTGGATCGCGGGCTCCCGGGGGCTGCTGCCGCCCCCGTCCCGGCCCGACAGCCCGGGCCGGGGCACTTGTTCCGGCCTATTAGCGCTGATGACGAGGAGCAGCAGCCTACCGAGATCGAGTCGCTGTGCATGAACTGCTACCGCAAT GGCATGACGCGCCTCCTGCTCACCGAGATCcccttctttagagaaataatCGTGAGCTCCTTTTCCTGCGAGCACTGTGGCTGGAACAACACGGAGATCCAGTCGGCAGGCAGGATACAGGACCAGGGAGTGCGCTATACTTTGACCGTCAGGGCCCAGGAG GACATGAACAGAGAAGTAGTGAAGACTGACTCTGCCACCACAAGGATCCCAGAGCTGGATTTTGAAATTCCTGCCTTCAGCCAGAAAGGAG CTCTGACTACTGTTGAAGGATTGATCAGCCGTGCTGTCTCTGGCCTGGAGCAGGACCAGCCCACACGAAGG GCGAATGAAGAAGCCATGGCTGAAAGAATTGATGAGTTCATTGTCAAACTGAAGGAGCTAAAGCAAGTGGCCTCTCCTTTCACCCTG ATCATTGATGATCCCTCAGGGAACAGCTTTGTGGAAAACCCATATGCTCCCCGGAAAGATGATGCCCTGGTGATCACACACTATAATCGGACTCTACAGCAGAAAGAGAAGCTGGGGCTCCAG GCAGAGGAACCAGAAGAGAAACCAGAAGAGGAAGATCTCAGAAACGAA GTGCTCCAGTTCAACACCAACTGCCCGGAATGCAATGCTCCGGCCCAGACCAACATGAAGCTAGTTG AAATTCCCCACTTTAAGGAGGTTATCATCATGGCTACCAACTGCGAGAACTGCGGCCATCGGACCAATGAG GTGAAATCTGGAGGAGCAGTAGAGCCCTTGGGCACCAGGATCACCTTCTACATCACTGATCCCTCAGATATGACTAGAGACCTGCTCAAG TCCGAGACATGTAGTTTGGAAATcccagagctggaatttgaactggGAATGGCTGTCCTCGGGGGCAAGTTCACCACACTGGAGGGGATACTGAAAGACATCCGGGAACTG GTGACCAAGAACCCTTTCACACTGGGCGACAGTTCCAGTCCTGGCCAGACAGAGAAACTGCAGGAGTTTAGCCAGAAGTTGGACCAG ATCCTTGAGGGTAACATGAAGGCCCACTTTGTTATGGATGATCCAGCAGGAAACAGCTACTTGCAG AACGTGTATGCACCTGAAGACGATCCTGAGATGAAGGTGGAGCATTATAAGCGCACATTTGACCAAAATGAGGAACTGGGGCTCAACGACATGAAGACGGAGGGCTATGAGACAGGTCTGGCTTCCCAGCGGTAG
- the APOA5 gene encoding apolipoprotein A-V, translated as MASVAAVLTRALVLLSVLSITQARKGFWDYFSQSSRDKGRVEQIQQQKLAGEPASLKDRLEPDLSNMDNFLEKLGPLNGQGREPPGLPRDPVGMRQQLQEELEEVRERLEPYMAEVHERVGWNLEGLRRQLQPYTVELMEQVALRVQELQEQLRVVGEGTKAQLLGGVEEARSLLQELQNRVAHHTGRVKALFHPYAERLVTGIGHHVQELHRSVAPHAAASPARLSRCVQVLSRKLTLKAKALHTRIQQNLDQLREELSAFAGAGADGAEEEAQPDPQVLSQEVRQRLQAFRHDTFLQIAAFTRAIDQETKQIQQQLAPPPPGHSAFAPEFLQGDGGKARSELQARLDDLWEDINYSLRDHSPGHLGEP; from the exons ATGGCAAGTGTGGCTGCAGTTCTGACCAGGGCTCTGGTCCTCCTCTCAG TGCTTTCAATCACCCAGGCACGGAAAGGCTTCTGGGACTACTTCAGCCAGAGCAGCAGGGACAAAGGCAGGGTGGAGCAGATCCAGCAGCAGAAGCTGGCAGGGGAGCCCGC GAGCCTGAAAGACAGACTTGAGCCAGACCTCAGCAATATGGACAATTTCCTGGAAAAGCTGGGCCCTCTGAATGGGCAGGGGAGGGAGCCTCCCGGGCTCCCACGCGACCCGGTGGGCATGcggcagcagctgcaggaggagctggaggaagtgagggagcGCCTGGAGCCCTACATGGCGGAGGTGCACGAGCGCGTGGGCTGGAACCTGGAGGGGTTACGGCGGCAGCTGCAGCCCTACACGGTGGAGCTGATGGAGCAGGTGGCCCTGCGCGTGCAGGAGCTGCAGGAGCAGTTGCGCGTGGTCGGAGAGGGCACCAAGGCCCAGCTGCTGGGGGGCGTGGAGGAGGCGCGCAGCCTGCTGCAGGAGCTGCAGAACCGCGTGGCCCACCACACTGGCCGCGTCAAGGCGCTCTTCCACCCGTACGCGGAGCGCCTGGTGACCGGCATCGGGCACCACGTGCAGGAGCTGCACCGCAGCGTGGCGCCGCACGCGGCCGCCAGCCCGGCGCGCCTCAGCCGCTGCGTGCAGGTGCTCTCGCGCAAGCTCACGCTCAAGGCCAAGGCCCTGCACACGCGCATCCAGCAGAACCTCGACCAGCTGCGCGAAGAGCTCAGCGCCTTTGCTGGCGCCGGCGCTGACGGTGCGGAGGAAGAGGCCCAGCCGGACCCCCAGGTGCTGTCTCAGGAGGTGCGCCAACGACTCCAGGCTTTCCGCCACGACACCTTCCTGCAGATTGCCGCCTTCACCCGCGCCATTGACCAAGAGACCAAGCAGATCCAGCAGCAGCTGGCGCCGCCTCCGCCAGGCCACAGTGCCTTCGCTCCAGAATTCCTACAAGGGGACGGAGGCAAGGCCCGGAGCGAGCTGCAGGCCCGCCTCGACGACCTGTGGGAAGACATCAACTACAGCCTTCGCGACCATAGTCCCGGCCATCTGGGGGAGCCCTGA